The following are encoded in a window of Fibrobacter sp. genomic DNA:
- a CDS encoding formate/nitrite transporter family protein — protein MIKSILAGLMISVGCVSFLSVENKIAGTFLFSLGLYTIIILKFDLFTGKVGYLSTNRTLAYLKYLGQVWLGNLIGCVLGAAAIAATRLTISTSTLVGVKYADNLPSLLVLGIFCGMLMFIGVEGYKRTTNPLIVVLPVMGFILCGFEHCVADMFYFAFNFFKSGVTLAGIGDTLLRLVFITIGNLIGGCLLCFASINIQKDA, from the coding sequence ATGATTAAATCCATTCTCGCCGGACTTATGATCAGTGTTGGTTGCGTAAGCTTCCTCTCTGTCGAAAACAAGATTGCAGGAACATTCCTGTTCTCACTAGGGCTTTACACCATCATCATCCTAAAGTTCGACCTGTTTACCGGCAAGGTGGGTTATCTTTCCACCAACAGGACCCTCGCCTATCTAAAGTACCTGGGCCAAGTCTGGCTCGGAAACCTGATCGGTTGTGTTCTTGGTGCCGCCGCCATTGCCGCCACCAGGCTTACCATCAGCACCTCCACACTGGTCGGCGTCAAATATGCGGATAATCTGCCCAGCCTTCTGGTCCTCGGCATCTTCTGCGGCATGCTCATGTTCATCGGTGTCGAAGGCTACAAGCGCACCACCAACCCGCTGATTGTGGTATTGCCTGTCATGGGATTTATCCTGTGCGGATTTGAACACTGCGTTGCCGACATGTTCTACTTCGCCTTTAACTTCTTTAAGAGCGGCGTTACCTTGGCTGGCATTGGCGATACCCTGTTAAGACTGGTGTTCATCACCATAGGCAACTTGATTGGCGGATGTCTACTTTGCTTCGCCAGCATCAACATCCAAAAAGACGCATAA